TCGACGATGAGCTGGCGCTCAAGCAGCTGGCGCACCAGAAAGGGCTGCTGATGATGGGGCCAGACTGCGGCACTGCCATTATCAACGGCGCAGGACTGTGCTTTGCTAACGCGGTGCGCCGCGGCTCGATTGGCATCGTCGGCGCTTCCGGCACCGGCAGCCAGGAGCTGAGCGTGCGCATTCATGAATTTGGTGGCGGCGTGTCGCAGCTGATAGGCACCGGCGGGCGCGATCTCAGTGAAAAGATCGGCGGTCTGATGATGCTCGACGCCATCGACATGCTGGAGGCCGACGATGCCACCCAGGTCATCGTGCTGATCTCCAAACCGCCTGCACCCGCGGTGGCAGAAAAAGTGCTGGCGCGCGCCCGGGCCTGCCGCAAACCGGTCATCGCCTGTTTCCTTGGCCGCAACGAACCGCCCGCCGATGAAGACGGCCTGCAGTTTGCCCGCGGCACCAAAGAGGCGGCCCTGAAGGCCGTGCTGCTCACCGGTATCAACAAAGCGTCCCTTGACCTGCATCCGCTCAACTGGCCCCTGATTGAAGCGGTGCGCGCCCGTCTCACTCCGCAGCAGAAATACATTCGCGGTCTGTTCTGTGGCGGCACTCTGTGTGATGAAGCCATGTTCGCCGCGCTTGAGAAGTACGACGACGTCTACAGCAACATTCAGCCCGATCCGGCGAAACGCCTGCGCGACATTAACGTCAGTCAGGCTCACACCTTCCTCGATTTTGGGGATGACGATTTCACCAACGGCAAGCCGCACCCGATGATCGACCCAACCAACCGCATCAGCCGCCTGCTGCAGGAGGCGCGCGATCCGGAAGTGGGCGTGATTGTTATGGACTTCGTGCTGGGCTTTGGTGCGCATGAGGATCCGGTCGGCGTGATGCTCGATGCCATTAAAGAGGCGCAGGCGATTGCGAAAGCCGACAACCGTCCGCTGGAAATTCTCGGCTACGTGCTGGGTACCGACCAGGATCCCCAGTCACTGGCGCAGCAGTGTCAGCTTCTGACCGATGCCGGCGTGATCTGGGCCAGCAGCAGTACCAACACCGGATTACTGGCACGCGAATTTGTCTGCAAAGGGGAGAACGCCTGATGACCACCTTATTCAACCAACCGCTGAACGTCATTAACGTCGGTATTGCGCTGTTCAGTGATGATCTTAAAAAACAGCACGTCCCCGTTACCCAACTCGACTGGGCACCGCCGGGGCAGGGCAATATGCAGGTCGTCGACGCGCTCGACCAGCTGGCCGCGGAGCCGCTGGCAGCGAAGATCGCCGCCGCCAACAAGATTGCGCTGGAGCGCATCATTCAGTCCCACCCGGTGCTGGTGGGGTACGACCAGGCGATTAACGTTGTGCCGGGGATGACCCGTACCACCATTCTGCATGCCGGTCCTCCGGTGAGCTGGGAAAATATGTGTGGCGCGATGAAAGGCGCTGTCACCGGCGCGCTGGTGTTTGAAGGGCTGGCGGACGATCTGGAGGCGGCGGCAAAGCTGGCGGCTTCAGGCGACATCACCTTCTCGCCGTGCCACGAGCACGACTGCGTGGGCTCGATGGCAGGCGTCACCTCCGCG
This region of Enterobacter cloacae complex sp. R_G8 genomic DNA includes:
- the fdrA gene encoding acyl-CoA synthetase FdrA: MPTKIVIKKNTYFDSVSLMSVSTKANKLPGVEQAFVAMATEMNKGVLKNLGLLTPELEDAKNGDLMIVIKGDAANDETLAAIEALFTRKEREGNHEARYATLASAKAHRPDSNLAVISVNGMFAAREARKALENDLNVMLFSDNVSLDDELALKQLAHQKGLLMMGPDCGTAIINGAGLCFANAVRRGSIGIVGASGTGSQELSVRIHEFGGGVSQLIGTGGRDLSEKIGGLMMLDAIDMLEADDATQVIVLISKPPAPAVAEKVLARARACRKPVIACFLGRNEPPADEDGLQFARGTKEAALKAVLLTGINKASLDLHPLNWPLIEAVRARLTPQQKYIRGLFCGGTLCDEAMFAALEKYDDVYSNIQPDPAKRLRDINVSQAHTFLDFGDDDFTNGKPHPMIDPTNRISRLLQEARDPEVGVIVMDFVLGFGAHEDPVGVMLDAIKEAQAIAKADNRPLEILGYVLGTDQDPQSLAQQCQLLTDAGVIWASSSTNTGLLAREFVCKGENA